The DNA sequence gagggggaagcggCCGGCGGCGCAGCAGTCGTTCTCCGGCCTTTTTAGACAAAGAGTCGCCCTATGGAGCTACAGCGGTGGGTGTAGCGGCTGCAGCAGCCGCGGCGATCAGGCATCCTGCTACTGGGGCTACGCAGAGGGCACTTTCTCCAGCTGGTGGAGGAGCAGGGTTGGGCTACAGAGACTACAGGCTACAGCAACTTGCCCTGGGCCACCTgccaccaccccctcctctgcccagGGAGCTGGAAAGAGAACGGGATTATGGGGGCTTCTATGACCGGGTGAGGCCTGCCTATAGTCTGGATCGAGTGGCTGGGGTGGcagcggtggcagctgctgcaggaTTTCGTGGGGTTGGTGGCACAGGAACTGCCAGTGAGGAAGAAATCAGCCCTGAGGATGACCAGAGAGCCAACCGTACACTGTTCCTGGGCAATTTGGATATAACGGTGAGCGAGTCTGACCTTCGTCGGGCATTTGACCGCTTTGGGGTCATCACTGAGGTGGACATTAAACGGCCATCCAGAGGTCAGACTAGCACTTATGGATTTCTCAAATTTGAGAACTTGGATATGGCCCACCGGGCTAAAATAGCCATGTCTGGAAAACTGCTGCTGCGGAATCCTCTCAAAATTGGCTATGGTAAGGCTACACCTACCACACGACTCTGGGTGGGTGGCTTGGGTCCTTGGGTGCCATTGGCTGCTCTTGCCAGGGAATTTGACCGTTTTGGAACTATTCGCACCATTGATTATCGGAAAGGTGACTCATGGGCCTATATCCAGTATGAGAGCCTGGATGCTGCACAGGCTGCTTGTACCCACATGAGGGGCTTTCCTTTGGGTGGGCCAGACCGCCGTCTGCGAGTGGACTTTGCTGACACTGAACATCGCTATCAGCAGCCCTACTTGCAGCCACTGCCACTTCCCCCTGCCCACTATGATTTGGTGGCAGAAACATCTGCCTTTGCAACACATCGCGGAGCTCCACCTGATCCACTCCGGGGTGCTCGGGACAGGACACCTCCACTGCTATATGGAGACCGTGACAGAGATCTCTATCCTGAGACAGAGTGGgtgcctccaccacctcctgttcggGACAGAGGTAATAGGGGAACTGTCTATGATGCACTTGAAAGTCTGGAACGCCGGCGAGATGGCTGGTCTCTAGAAAGAACCCGTGGGGAGAGGGAACTAGGCAGTAGCAGTAGGGACCCAACAAGGAAGCGAAGGCTAGTGGAGGATGGAGGGCGGCATTTGGACCGTTCACCAGACAGTGAACGATCTTCATCTCGAAAGCGGCACTGCCCTGCTGTGTCCTCTCCACAGGATCGTAGTCCTGAGCCAGGCGTGGGCAGAGACCGCTACAGCAGTGATACAGAACGGCCATCCTCCCGTTTGCTCCTCTTGGATCGTCCTTCTCCAATTAGAGAGCCGCGTAGGGGTAGCTTGGAGAGAAGTCAGAGTGAGAAGCGTGACCGTAAGAGCtcagcagaaagagagagaaaacaccGTGCTCTTGTGTCAGCTACCCCCCAAGAATGTAAGAGCCCAGCTAAAAAGGATGAGCATGCTTCAGAAGGGAGCAGTGGTGGGGGCTCTCGGCTGAAACCTCCACcccaaaagcagcagcagcagcagcaacaacaggaTGGAACCTCAAAGTCTGGGTCCTCCCCCAAATTATGCCTGGCCTGGcaaggaatgcttctgttaaaaAACAGCAATTTCCCATCTAATATGCACCTACTTCAGGGGGATTTGAGTGTGGCCAGTGGTCTTCTAGTAGAAGGAGCAACTGGTGGCAAAGTTGCCCAGCTAAAGATCACCCAGCGTCTTCGTTTGGACCAACCCAAGCTGGATGAGGTTACCCGTCGTATCAAAGTGGCAGGGCCCAATGGATATGCTATTCTTCTGGCTGTGCCTGGTACCACGGAGAACCGTGCCTCATCTGGGGCTGGTGAAGCTAACACCACCTCTACACAGCGTCCACTCAGAAACCTGGTGTCCTATCTTAAACAAAAACAGGCAGCTGGGGTGATTAGCCTCCCTGTAGGAGGCAACAAAGACAAAGAAAACAGTGGGGTTTTGCATGCTTTTCCACCCTGTGATTTTTCTCAGCAGTTTCTGGATTCTACAGCCAAAGCCTTGGCTAAATCAGATGATGACTATTTGGTCATGATCATTGTCCGTGGTGCATCTTAAAACCCTAATACTTTCTGTTTACCCTGCTCTTCATACAGCCCCTTAGTTCAAATGTCTGCCAGGTGCTATGCGCTAAGCCTTAGCCAGCTCCCTGAGTATAATTTTAATTAGATCTGTAGATAACATTATCTTCCCTAATTTTCTATAAACTCTTTAGAAGGCAGACATGATATCTACTTGTTAATATGACTAGACTACCTTTGATTGTCTTGCATATATGCAGGTAGAAGGAAGGGAAGGTCTCCTTCAACTGAAATATGAAACCCAGAAAAAGTTTGACCTTTTTTTAGCTTTTAACTTTTTGTCCTTTTTCATttcataactttttaaaaagcaaatataaAAATGCCTTCCCTATGTGTACAAATTTGAGCAACTATAAAACATTCATGACCCATATACTGTCACAAGACTAAAAAGACAAGTAAATATTAGAAGTCTTTGGGCTTGTTTTCAGTGAAGGCCTGAGACTAAAAATCAAAATAATTCCTGCATCAAGAACATGAAAAATTAAAATTTGACATTACTTCACTCAAGGTTGACTTCCACCTTGGCAGATGCCTTCACGGTACACATGTCATCTTTAACTGGGTATTAGTTTGGGAATTTTGCCAAGTTCACAGAAGGCATGGCCACCAAGAATGCTTTAAACAAgcatattttgtttttgttttgaaacCCATGTGAATTTTTGTAATACCTGATAAAGAGCCAAGAGCTTTGCTGTAGTCCATTACCATCTTGTGCTTCAGTATGCAAGAAGCAGGTGCTTATAAGACAACTGTGATTACTTGCATTTTTTGTTCTTATTGCCCTTTGCTAAGTGTGGTAGGTACAGTGAAATCTAAATGTAACTTGGAAATAAGTATAACTTTCAGAGATGGCTTTTAATTTAGGTGGAAAGTTCCACCACACAACCATTTAAACATCATTTTATCCCTTGTTAATAGAAATACTACCTGCTAGACATTTTCAGGTGAAATATAATGGGCATTATGCAAGGTTTTATAGTCATCTGGATAGCACTGTTTTAATCTTGACATTTTTATAATTGTCTTGTATTTCCAGATGTTGAGGAAGCTGGCTACTTTGTTCACAAAACATAATTTATTTGAAAATGAGCTTTTAAATAGCTCTTTCATAAATGCTCCATTACTAGAAAAAATACTTTTTCAGATTTATGGAATTGTTTACCTTATCTCTTTAGTCCCAATTTTTTGTTATCTAAAATATTGCAGTAGCCCTTAGATATTGAAGAACGTTATTTGATTAGTTTAAGATAGTTTTGCCCAGGTACAGAGGATTAATGTTCTTTAAAATGTGGCTGAGTGAACAATGATATGCTGCTCAGTAAAGTAGCTTGTGCTATTTATACAGTCACCTTATAGAACAGACAGTTCACTTCCAAAACAAAATACTTTATTTTCATTCTTAAAACTGTGACTTTAGTAGCTGAAAGACCCACATGGAGTAAAAACAAGACTGAAATAATTCCATTGGTTCAAAATACAGATTGAGAATTAGTCATCTTGTAATGCCCATTAGAGATATGACAGCCTTGGAGTATAAAGTTAGAGACCTTTACAGCGCAGACAGAAAATTAGCAATTCTTCTTGCTATTAATAATGAGAAcagaataataatttaaaattgtAACACCAGCCTAAGGAGGTGTTTTAGATTTTCCATTTTTAAACAATGTTGGTAGGTCAGGTTTATGCTCCAAGTTACTGCATAACATTAATGCTACTGTGTTATCTGTCACTGTGTTTATCAGGCACTGATGGTGAATTACACCGTACTGTATTTGTTTGGAGAGGTAGCCTGATCAGTTTGATAATTTAAAGATAGTCACCCATTATTCAAAAATACAAAATGTATGTGTGTTCAGTTTCAGAAGTCAGAAATAGTGCGTGTTAAATCTAATATGCAATACTCTTGTTTGTTAAAAGCTTTGTGGAACTTCAGTTTGAGGTTAATTGTGTGGAAATGCCTGCTTACTAGCAGATCTGCTGGAAACCAGGTGTTGGAGAAACTGCACCATGGACTCTTTCTCATTGAAAATGAAAACAAATTATGTTCTGCTGCTTATCTTCATGACGAAGTGCATAATGGTTAAGTGAAATGGGCAGTAAAATTGCAGATGCCAGTTTTTCCAAACCCTTATTTACAAGTATTGGATTTAAGTGGCCCATTTGTATCCAGAGAAGATAAATTAGAATTGTAGGTGCCCTTTATAAGACAAAACATTTTATGATTTCAGCACTTAGCTGTAACTGCCCTGAAATCTAAATacgcttttttttgtgtgtggctgTATTCTTTGTTCTGAGTATGCAAAGCAGTGCAATTACTCACTTGAGCCATCCTGGCAAATAATTCAGCACTAACAGAAGTTGAATTTAATGCCACTTCTACACAGATGAAAATAGGGTTGGGGAATTGCTGTCTCAGCATGTAGCACAATGGGGTTTTAGTAGGGGCAGTAAATACTTGAATGCTACATGTATCTTCAAGTCTGTCTTTCTCCATTTGTGTACGTTGCATTAGAATGGAGGGTTGACATTTTCTGAACATCATCTTGGgattttgggttgtttttttcaCAGTTTGGGGAGATGAACATAAGCATACTATAAttaatatttttttcaattggaaacTTAAACACTTGTTCTAGTGAGTAGTAACTGGGCATGCTTGGAAATTCAGTACATGGACAATGCAGTGCAGCATGAGCTTAAGGCTACCTAGTTACTGTGAGATCCACTTCTGTATTATGTAGAGTGGGCTTTTGAGTTTGGTTAGTTTGGAGGAGAATACTGGAAACAGaagcttagcattttttaaacaatttttactAAGATGAGAAGAAAACGCTTGGACAACATAAGTAAGCCACTGGAGAGTAGCCGCAGCTTAGAGGAAAATGTTATCGAGAATGTGTCCTATAGACCACCTGGAATTGGATGCTAAATGGAATATAGGGGCTGACTGTAAAATACATGTAAGGGACCTGATGAAATAGCTTAATTTGAGAAGTAATTGGCTGTAAAGAAATCATTGTAAAAAAACCCTAGATTTTCCTAGTgtatctttaatttttttcagGTAGAAATATATTCCAGGTGTTTCATTGAAGATAAACATTTCCAGTAATTCCTGCCCAAACCACAGTGTTTTGGAAAAACTGGCTGAATATTGCTATACTTGTATAAAAATTAAGAATGGGAGGGAATATCTGATATATATCACAAGATATTTTTTCTCTAGTAATTGATGAGCCTTTGGAGATATACAGCCAAGTGAGAAAAAGTTCACAAACAGAACACTAAAATTCCATGTTCTAGTTTGAGTTGCCTTTTTGAAAATGAGAAATTGCATGAATCttaaaataattcagtttttttTATCTCCTGGGTTTTTACCATACCACTCTGTAAACTACATTTTTAACCCCCTGAACTGTTCATTGTGCATCTACATAGAAGTTAATTAATTTCAAATGTCTTGTGCCAGTGAGGGTTGATTGGTGCTTTCAGAGTAAAAGCCTTGTTGTTCTCTGTCTGTAATATTAGGGAGAGGGCAAATCTGTTATAAACATTTGTACTGAATaacctcttcttccctcctgaAAGCAAGGCTGGTGAACTGCCGAAGACAACAAGGGATTCCAAGCTCTAATGGACCTTTGCGAAGAAAAGTTTTGGCTTGTATGGAATTTACATGGGCCTCATGGAAGAAAGCTTATCTGTTTAGTATTTGTGCATTTACTAAAATGGCAGCTTAAAAAAAGTTGTGTATCTGCTATTGTGATGCCAATGCCCGTGTTTTAAGTGGAAAATTGACCTCTTTGCTTTGTGCTGTGTACACAAGATTTCTGCAAAAGTAAAGGAAAAAACATTTTTATGGCTCACACAGCTTAAAGTAGCTGTCACTCAAAACATGCGCTCACAGTCGAGCTGATTTTGTTTCATTCTAAATAAATTGTTTCTTTTGAGGAAAATGGTTTTTCTGCCTGGAAATGAATTGACGACAAACCTTTGACCCCTTTGTTTGCAGCTGTGGGGGTACTTTGCCGCTGCTTCTCCTCCTCGATCTGATAGTTGTTGGTCTCACACAAGAAGCAGGGAGACCTACGCTTTGATATTGACCATCCTGTTGTATCAGATCTGAAGAAATCTCTAGTCTGTTGTGTTACTGTGTCCCCTTGTTTACAGTGAATGGGGATCAATGGCTGCTATCTCCTCATCTATTCGAGGAAATGGTGCTGTTGCTGGCATGCAAGAAACAGGGAAAGCATCTTAAGTCTCAGAACAGTGTACAAATCTGGGACTTTGTTGATTTTGAAGAGCTGGAGTTCCTGAATTTAAGTTCTTGATTTGTTTTGTTCATCTAACGTGTTTGGCCTTAGTTCTGATTTTAgtttgaagaaagtttgaaattactttgcatcttgcGCATAAAACCTTTTCaccaaattgaaaaaaagaaaaaataactcCTAATATTAAGTGATAGCACGTTTCCAGACATACTTGAAGAGCTCCTCAACATCCAGGGGCTTTTCACAAGAGTTATACAGTCCTGGGTGTAGTTCTGAATGGATGAAGAGTTCCTGAGAGCTAGAGTGCTGTCATTAAAACGTGTGCCACTGGTGTTGGTGCTGTTACTTGACCAGTTTTGAAGCAAATGCTCTACACACCTTGGATGTGCATGCAACCTTGATCGTTTCATAGGTACCACTGCAAACTTGTAGTTTGTAGTACAGATGATGAGAGGAGGAAAAAAGTGGTGACACTTTGAAAAATATGTGCTATAATTCCTGCatttggggctcttgagctttgGAAAGCTGTTCCCACAGTGCAGGAGTACAACTCTTTGctgcaggagactttggggcacaGCTGACAACACTTCACCAGAGGTCAAGAGGAAGTGCACAGTGCTGCACCTGCACCGTGGCTGCAGAAACTGCATTTGTTTGCCTGTCTGTTTTAGAATTAACTAGTTGCCATTTGACATGCAGATGGAAGACACCTTGAAATGCAAGCTTGCTCTGGTTGCCTTGAAATGTTTAACGTATTGTGGATAAAGAACACTAGCACTGTCCTGTATCCATGCAGGATGATTGCTAGGCAGCAGGTGCTTATCAACAAAGGATACAACGATTGTGTTCTACAAATTATCTGTTCCCATGGCAATCTGCTGTATAAAACTCTTAAACAGGTAAGGGGGTTTTAAGAGGTCAAACTAAATTGTAATTCTAGGGATCTGGGGTTACTGCTTTAAACCTTTTCTCATAGCCTCCAGACCATCATGTTACTGGTTAACGTTTACTAACCTATCCCATGGTAATGACTTCCAGTCTGAATTAATACTAATACGATACTTGTCGCTGTCAATGTCATTTTTCAGTTAGTTTCTGAGTGTCTTTAATTATGCAGATTATTGGGGGTGTACAGTACTGATCCAATAATAAATGTTAACATTTCTGTTGGGCAACCTAGACTGCTGCAATTTAGCCTGGTTACAGTAGCTGCTTCAGACATGGTTTCCTGTGTAAATATTACTGTTTTGTAAGAATAACTGCACCATCATGTGAAGAAGCCACAAATGTGTTTTATTTGCTGTACACTCTGCAATATAGACACAAGTGTGCTCATCGGTGACTGCACTTTGCAACATGAAATATCCAGAGGAGGATCACTGTGTGACTAGGTAGTTTAATGATTCAGAATTTGTCTTTATTGTTTCTGAGTGTACTGAGGTCTGGCAAGTAATGCAACAGTTCTTGATGAATGCTGAAGCAGACTTTAGCATAAAGCTGTTATAAACAAGCATAATGCCAACTTAATTCATTGCTAGACTAGATTTGAAAATTAACTGGAATTTTTCTTCAAGTATTTTGGTATTGTAATAAACCAGAAAGTTTTAATACAGGAATATAAAGAGATTGATTAAAATTCACTGCAGTTAAAATGTAGGTAATTTGGGCCTTGGGAAGATATCCAGAGGGAGTGACTGTACCTAACAAATCAGTTATTTTTGGAGCTGTAGTCTGCTAAATATACAGTATTCCTTTGGTACCTACTTTTCTGAGGACCCTATAGCTGGATCAAGCGGGATCACTCTGAATCAACTGAACAGTAGATTGTATAGTCTTACTGTTTACCCTAGTAATGTTAACAGCattgaattgtggtgctggaaGATGCTGTAATGGCTGTTGCATAATAGTGAGTTATTTCTTCACAGGATTGGTCAGCCCCTCTGGATTGGTTAGAGGGACATCTTTATCTGAAAGGTAACTGTACACTTTTCTTAAAATACTGAAATACGGCTGCTTAAATTGGCTGGGATTATGGGGTATCAGAAAATTAAAAGACAGATTCAAGTGTAAAAAGGCCAAATAGAAGCATGTGGTTCTTCAGACAATGAGCCCATGTTTGTTTAGAATTACATTGTATCGTATAGGTATTTGAAACTGCTTATACTGGAATACTCTGAAAAATTAAGAGCACAGTCCAGACAAAAGTACACATTTTTAAGCTCCACTGATTTAAGTGAGAGACAATGAAGTGCTTAGCTTCCCAAATGAAATTAGTTGGATTTACAAGTATGGATGCTGTGAATTTTTCTATAAATGTGTTTGATTGCTGAACTTCCTGTGTTTGAAGGTGTCTTATCAGATGTGAGTTGA is a window from the Heteronotia binoei isolate CCM8104 ecotype False Entrance Well chromosome 2, APGP_CSIRO_Hbin_v1, whole genome shotgun sequence genome containing:
- the RBM15 gene encoding RNA-binding protein 15, with amino-acid sequence MKGKERSPAKAKRSRGGDDSCSARSERSSKKPSNGGGKSAGGGSSEGGSSSRRSLHLEKASRPSSREYESTTVSGGGSSSRHGYSGSNSSSKNAESSSSRGSSSRGGGDSRAPPSDSGSSSEYKTLKISELGSALSDEAIEDGLFHEFKRFGDVSVKISRLPPGAGDERVAFVNFRRPEDARAAKHARGRLVLYDRPLKIEAVYVGSSSGGGGGSGRRRSSRSPAFLDKESPYGATAVGVAAAAAAAIRHPATGATQRALSPAGGGAGLGYRDYRLQQLALGHLPPPPPLPRELERERDYGGFYDRVRPAYSLDRVAGVAAVAAAAGFRGVGGTGTASEEEISPEDDQRANRTLFLGNLDITVSESDLRRAFDRFGVITEVDIKRPSRGQTSTYGFLKFENLDMAHRAKIAMSGKLLLRNPLKIGYGKATPTTRLWVGGLGPWVPLAALAREFDRFGTIRTIDYRKGDSWAYIQYESLDAAQAACTHMRGFPLGGPDRRLRVDFADTEHRYQQPYLQPLPLPPAHYDLVAETSAFATHRGAPPDPLRGARDRTPPLLYGDRDRDLYPETEWVPPPPPVRDRGNRGTVYDALESLERRRDGWSLERTRGERELGSSSRDPTRKRRLVEDGGRHLDRSPDSERSSSRKRHCPAVSSPQDRSPEPGVGRDRYSSDTERPSSRLLLLDRPSPIREPRRGSLERSQSEKRDRKSSAERERKHRALVSATPQECKSPAKKDEHASEGSSGGGSRLKPPPQKQQQQQQQQDGTSKSGSSPKLCLAWQGMLLLKNSNFPSNMHLLQGDLSVASGLLVEGATGGKVAQLKITQRLRLDQPKLDEVTRRIKVAGPNGYAILLAVPGTTENRASSGAGEANTTSTQRPLRNLVSYLKQKQAAGVISLPVGGNKDKENSGVLHAFPPCDFSQQFLDSTAKALAKSDDDYLVMIIVRGAS